In the genome of Pelagibacterium nitratireducens, one region contains:
- a CDS encoding DUF1176 domain-containing protein, with protein sequence MRNTRFAIAAILISALPAIGFAQQEAGSEKDAFARFSQSFPELCYGLEDSAAAEYYANESWDLSWEPEYSDTPQTATLYKFFCGSGAYNVNHMYYLETEYEGLVPVAFATPQFDVVYENDDFEGAVLDMPMTGYGTQLLLTNSEFDPDSMTITSHALWRGLGDAFSAGTWTFDEGQFVLIRYEVDAQYDGEANPETLVRFK encoded by the coding sequence GTGCGAAACACCCGATTTGCAATAGCAGCCATCCTTATAAGCGCCTTACCGGCGATCGGCTTCGCGCAGCAGGAAGCCGGAAGCGAAAAAGACGCCTTTGCGCGTTTTTCACAGAGCTTTCCCGAACTGTGCTATGGGCTCGAAGACTCCGCCGCCGCGGAATATTACGCGAACGAGAGTTGGGATCTGAGCTGGGAGCCCGAATATTCGGACACCCCACAGACCGCCACACTCTACAAATTCTTCTGCGGTTCTGGCGCTTACAACGTCAACCACATGTACTATCTCGAAACCGAGTATGAGGGCTTGGTGCCGGTGGCCTTTGCCACGCCCCAGTTCGACGTCGTGTATGAAAATGATGATTTCGAGGGCGCGGTCCTCGATATGCCGATGACAGGCTACGGCACCCAGCTGTTGCTTACCAATTCCGAATTTGACCCCGACAGCATGACCATCACCTCTCACGCCCTTTGGCGCGGCCTTGGCGACGCTTTCTCAGCGGGAACCTGGACCTTCGATGAGGGTCAGTTCGTACTTATCCGCTACGAGGTCGATGCGCAGTATGATGGCGAGGCCAATCCCGAAACCCTCGTGCGTTTCAAATAG
- a CDS encoding Spy/CpxP family protein refolding chaperone, which yields MKNLKRTAIITIAAASIGAATLAPAIAQPFGGARDTGVHQIHGDGARSFRPGGDNPMGHFRQGGGLGEMFLSDRGAEAIDIAVVRLTHLLDLTDDQKALLEDLRAAALGAYDDVQAARDEIAPVAEDDAAQPDLVARFAGMVAMTTARAEALETLQPTFETFVGSLDQTQLEKLTPQRRGDPRVTPSAPATDAAPETPQAEG from the coding sequence ATGAAAAATCTGAAACGGACCGCGATCATAACCATCGCTGCCGCCTCGATCGGAGCCGCAACGCTTGCTCCGGCCATCGCTCAACCCTTCGGCGGCGCCCGCGACACCGGCGTTCATCAAATTCACGGTGATGGTGCACGCAGCTTCCGCCCTGGCGGCGACAACCCGATGGGCCATTTCCGTCAGGGCGGCGGTCTTGGAGAAATGTTCCTGTCTGACCGTGGCGCCGAAGCGATCGATATCGCCGTCGTCCGGCTCACCCATCTGCTCGATTTGACAGATGACCAGAAGGCACTGCTCGAAGATCTCCGTGCCGCAGCCCTTGGCGCCTATGACGACGTTCAGGCCGCCCGCGACGAAATCGCTCCAGTCGCCGAAGACGACGCCGCCCAGCCCGATCTGGTCGCCCGTTTCGCCGGCATGGTTGCCATGACCACCGCCCGCGCCGAAGCCCTCGAAACGCTCCAACCGACCTTCGAGACCTTTGTCGGAAGCCTTGACCAGACCCAGCTCGAAAAACTGACGCCGCAGCGTCGGGGCGATCCGCGGGTCACGCCCTCTGCTCCTGCAACCGATGCGGCTCCCGAAACCCCTCAAGCCGAGGGCTGA
- a CDS encoding ABC transporter ATP-binding protein, with protein MTMAQWEGVSIRYPFATDDAVGPVDIDVEQGERVLVLGPSGSGKSSLMLALTGLIPNAVPAIVAGWIKLNGADVASRSAAQWADTVAQYFQNADETLCGMRVGEEIAFALENQGMDPATITARTADVLDRLGLPQAWQGRRSSTLSGGERQLVALASVLAQETPVLIADEPTSHLSPAATAKVHGLLSERETFDAVVVIDHRLDGLIDAIDRVVVLGEDGAVLADMPPGPLFRERGQDLVQAGIWRPGFSALDDMLGAIGLAAEQAPLSFADVLAPFDPGVGDDAAVAAAGVVAQRYIEQRISVPSAGGKVVASLRQADCAPPMGRAVLKDIDLDIREGEIVGLIGPNGAGKTTLAASLAGVLRLRAGHREGPMAGIAFQNPEAQLVAASVREEILGAMDGGGDCQAVLEQWGLAGFAERHPFELSFGQKRRLALASLDAGGRWPFVVFDEPFSGLDAAGAAMVAEHLLALKEKGKGVVLVTHDMDMAVKLCDRIAVIADGGILAEGKPLDILGDAAVTEAAGLARPTFAPVLDWLERVGLAARMRAAG; from the coding sequence ATGACCATGGCGCAATGGGAGGGGGTATCGATCCGATATCCCTTCGCCACCGACGATGCGGTGGGGCCGGTCGATATCGATGTCGAGCAGGGAGAGCGCGTTCTTGTGCTCGGACCGTCGGGCTCGGGGAAATCTTCGCTCATGCTTGCGCTGACGGGGCTGATTCCGAATGCCGTTCCGGCGATCGTTGCGGGGTGGATCAAACTGAATGGCGCCGACGTTGCCAGTCGCAGTGCGGCCCAATGGGCCGATACGGTGGCGCAATATTTCCAGAACGCAGACGAAACACTGTGCGGCATGCGTGTGGGTGAGGAGATTGCCTTTGCGCTGGAGAACCAGGGAATGGATCCGGCAACGATCACCGCGCGAACTGCTGACGTTCTCGATCGGCTCGGTTTGCCGCAGGCGTGGCAGGGCCGGCGCAGTTCTACGCTGTCCGGCGGCGAGCGCCAGCTCGTCGCACTGGCTTCGGTGCTGGCGCAGGAGACACCGGTTCTGATCGCCGACGAGCCAACCTCGCATCTGAGCCCGGCGGCGACCGCCAAGGTGCATGGTCTGCTGTCGGAGCGGGAGACGTTTGACGCTGTGGTGGTCATCGACCATCGGCTCGACGGGTTGATCGACGCTATCGACCGCGTTGTGGTGCTTGGCGAGGACGGCGCAGTGCTGGCGGATATGCCGCCGGGGCCGCTGTTTCGGGAGCGCGGGCAGGACCTTGTGCAAGCCGGTATCTGGCGGCCCGGCTTTTCGGCGCTCGATGACATGCTCGGCGCGATCGGGCTTGCCGCCGAGCAGGCCCCGCTGTCCTTTGCGGATGTGCTGGCACCATTCGATCCAGGTGTCGGCGATGATGCGGCCGTAGCGGCGGCCGGTGTCGTTGCGCAGCGATACATAGAGCAGCGCATCAGCGTTCCCTCGGCGGGCGGCAAGGTTGTTGCGTCCCTCAGGCAGGCCGATTGCGCCCCGCCAATGGGGCGCGCTGTTCTCAAGGACATAGATCTCGACATCCGAGAGGGGGAGATTGTGGGGCTGATCGGACCCAATGGGGCGGGCAAGACGACACTGGCGGCGAGCCTGGCCGGCGTGCTGCGGTTGCGCGCGGGGCATCGGGAGGGGCCAATGGCAGGCATCGCCTTCCAGAACCCGGAGGCCCAGCTTGTGGCGGCGAGCGTGCGGGAGGAAATTCTGGGGGCGATGGACGGGGGCGGGGATTGCCAGGCTGTGCTTGAGCAATGGGGGCTTGCCGGGTTTGCAGAGCGGCATCCGTTCGAGCTCTCGTTCGGACAGAAGCGCCGGCTGGCGCTGGCGAGCCTGGATGCAGGTGGGCGTTGGCCGTTCGTGGTCTTCGATGAACCGTTTTCGGGACTGGACGCTGCGGGGGCGGCGATGGTTGCAGAGCATCTTCTTGCGCTGAAGGAAAAGGGGAAGGGCGTGGTGCTCGTCACGCACGACATGGACATGGCGGTGAAGCTGTGTGACCGGATCGCGGTGATCGCCGATGGCGGGATACTGGCCGAAGGCAAGCCCCTGGACATTCTGGGCGATGCCGCCGTGACGGAGGCGGCGGGGCTTGCGCGGCCGACTTTTGCGCCGGTGCTCGACTGGCTGGAGCGGGTGGGATTGGCGGCGCGGATGCGGGCGGCGGGGTGA
- a CDS encoding aminopeptidase: protein MSDSRSNAPVNEEKLDKLAQVAVHTGLGLEAGQDLLITAPLSALPLVRKITEHAYKAGAGLVTTLYSDEEATLARYRHANDDAFDHAAGWLYEGMAKAFGSNTARLAISGDNPMMLAEQDPEKVSRANRANSKAYKPAIKKITGFEINWNIVSYPNPQWAKLVFPDLGEDEAVAKLADAIFAASRVDQADPVEAWKQHNAEIHARRDWLNKMKFRDLHFTAPGTDLVVGLADDHEWAGGASLAKNGITCNPNIPTEEVFTTPHARRVDGVVRSTKPLSHNGSVIEDIEMVFKDGVAVEVRATKGENVWNKVLDTDEGGRRLGEVALVPHSSPISQSGVLFYNTLFDENAACHIAMGQCYTECFVDGDKLSEDEVAEKGGNSSLIHIDWMIGSGEMDIDGITQDGERVPVFRKGEWAN from the coding sequence ATGTCCGACTCGCGTTCAAACGCTCCCGTCAACGAGGAAAAGCTCGACAAGCTCGCCCAGGTCGCCGTTCACACCGGCCTCGGGCTCGAAGCCGGTCAGGATCTGCTCATCACCGCCCCGCTTTCGGCCCTGCCGCTCGTTCGCAAGATCACCGAGCACGCCTACAAGGCCGGCGCCGGTCTCGTGACCACGCTCTATTCGGACGAGGAAGCCACCCTGGCCCGCTACAGGCACGCCAATGACGACGCTTTCGACCACGCCGCCGGCTGGCTCTATGAAGGCATGGCCAAGGCCTTTGGCTCCAACACGGCCCGCCTTGCCATTTCCGGCGACAACCCCATGATGCTGGCCGAACAGGATCCCGAAAAGGTCTCCCGCGCCAACCGCGCCAATTCCAAGGCTTACAAGCCCGCCATCAAGAAGATCACGGGCTTTGAGATCAACTGGAACATTGTTTCATACCCAAACCCGCAATGGGCCAAGCTCGTCTTCCCCGATCTTGGTGAGGACGAGGCTGTCGCAAAGCTGGCCGATGCCATTTTCGCTGCCTCCCGCGTCGATCAGGCCGATCCCGTCGAAGCCTGGAAACAGCACAATGCAGAAATCCACGCCCGCCGCGACTGGCTCAATAAAATGAAGTTCCGCGATCTGCACTTTACGGCCCCCGGCACCGATCTCGTCGTCGGCCTCGCTGACGATCACGAATGGGCCGGCGGCGCCTCGCTCGCCAAGAACGGCATCACCTGCAATCCCAACATTCCGACCGAAGAGGTCTTCACCACCCCCCACGCCCGCCGTGTCGATGGTGTGGTGCGCTCCACCAAGCCGCTCTCGCACAACGGTTCGGTGATCGAAGACATCGAAATGGTCTTCAAGGATGGCGTTGCCGTCGAGGTGCGGGCCACCAAGGGCGAAAACGTCTGGAACAAGGTTCTCGATACCGACGAGGGCGGCCGCCGCCTGGGCGAAGTGGCCCTGGTGCCCCACTCCTCTCCGATCAGCCAGTCCGGCGTTCTGTTCTACAACACGCTGTTTGACGAAAACGCCGCCTGCCACATTGCCATGGGCCAGTGCTACACCGAGTGCTTTGTCGATGGCGACAAGCTGAGCGAAGATGAAGTCGCCGAAAAGGGCGGCAACTCGAGCCTTATCCACATCGACTGGATGATCGGATCGGGCGAAATGGACATTGACGGCATCACTCAGGACGGCGAACGCGTCCCCGTCTTCCGCAAGGGCGAATGGGCAAACTGA
- a CDS encoding ECF transporter S component, with the protein MSDFASHSWRWTLRETLVVAVFGAAFAVLYLAWVQVWLVSQAAFGPVTMDVFMGFWFSASIVAAAIVRKPGVALMAEVLAAGVEILLGSPAGIGLLIAAVVQGLGAELVFAALGWKHYRLPVLIAAGMGASVTSFVYNWFLFDYGALEPWLVGAMFVIRLVSGAVLAGVVGHLIVEALYRTGVLRGLRIDIERRGAGFAAQAAQ; encoded by the coding sequence ATGTCCGATTTCGCTTCGCATTCGTGGCGCTGGACGCTGCGCGAAACCCTTGTCGTTGCCGTTTTCGGCGCCGCGTTCGCCGTGTTGTATCTGGCCTGGGTTCAGGTCTGGCTGGTCAGTCAGGCAGCGTTCGGGCCGGTGACCATGGATGTCTTCATGGGGTTCTGGTTCTCTGCCTCCATCGTTGCCGCCGCCATCGTCCGCAAACCCGGGGTGGCGCTGATGGCCGAGGTGCTCGCGGCCGGGGTCGAGATACTGCTGGGCAGTCCGGCGGGCATCGGTCTGCTGATCGCCGCAGTTGTGCAGGGGCTGGGGGCGGAACTGGTTTTTGCGGCGCTGGGCTGGAAGCACTACCGGCTGCCGGTGCTGATCGCTGCGGGGATGGGCGCTTCGGTGACGAGCTTTGTCTATAACTGGTTCCTGTTCGACTACGGCGCGCTTGAGCCCTGGCTGGTTGGGGCCATGTTTGTCATCCGGCTTGTCAGCGGGGCCGTGTTGGCTGGGGTTGTGGGTCACCTGATTGTCGAGGCTCTCTATCGTACGGGCGTGCTCAGAGGGCTGCGCATCGATATCGAGCGTCGCGGCGCTGGATTTGCGGCGCAGGCAGCCCAATGA
- a CDS encoding energy-coupling factor transporter transmembrane component T, with amino-acid sequence MAVLNERFSGAPLGRLNPLTVFAVCLVFFVGVASSFDPLFQVSVIGVVVLVLVGIQRVPVLLLLALMVPFILFGMGFVTTNLLFRQDSDFAMHIVGGDNGGAALSAGLTLSLRALAIGTISILFALSVDPGAFVRALIAYLKFPVRLGYALFVAMQLVPDLLAEAAQMRMARAMRAGRPIRRISGPCEMAALAVPLLAFAVRRAGRSAIAMEARGFGGTRARTMVGVPGFSWADPAFLIAGSGVLVALRLVQPSA; translated from the coding sequence ATGGCTGTGCTGAATGAGAGGTTTTCGGGCGCACCGCTCGGACGGCTCAATCCGCTGACGGTGTTCGCCGTCTGCCTGGTGTTTTTCGTCGGGGTGGCGTCGTCGTTCGATCCGCTGTTCCAGGTGTCAGTGATTGGCGTTGTCGTGTTGGTGCTTGTCGGTATTCAGCGGGTACCCGTCCTGCTTCTTTTGGCGTTGATGGTGCCGTTCATTCTGTTCGGCATGGGATTTGTCACGACCAATCTGCTGTTTCGCCAGGATAGTGATTTTGCCATGCATATCGTGGGCGGGGATAATGGCGGTGCGGCCCTCTCGGCAGGGCTGACCTTGAGCCTGCGGGCATTGGCGATCGGGACGATTTCGATCCTGTTTGCGCTCAGCGTCGATCCGGGGGCGTTCGTGCGGGCGCTGATCGCGTATCTGAAATTTCCTGTGCGGCTTGGTTATGCGCTGTTCGTGGCGATGCAACTGGTTCCCGATCTTTTGGCCGAGGCGGCTCAGATGCGTATGGCGCGGGCAATGCGGGCCGGTAGGCCCATACGGCGTATTTCTGGGCCATGCGAGATGGCGGCGCTGGCCGTGCCGTTGCTGGCCTTCGCGGTGCGGCGGGCCGGACGGTCGGCGATTGCCATGGAGGCGCGGGGGTTCGGGGGGACGCGGGCACGCACTATGGTGGGCGTGCCGGGGTTTTCTTGGGCCGACCCGGCGTTCCTGATCGCCGGATCGGGTGTTCTTGTGGCGTTGCGGCTCGTTCAGCCCTCGGCTTGA
- a CDS encoding DUF1801 domain-containing protein, which produces MSELKTRPTDRKVSQFIDAVETDQKRQDCWTIVEMMRTVTGAEPVLWGSSIVGFGTYTYVNTTKKPADWPITGFSPRKANLTLYVMPGFSNYESLMARLGKHSMGKSCLYIKKLADIDFDVLEEIIRRSVHDMKAAYPTR; this is translated from the coding sequence ATGTCAGAACTCAAGACCCGCCCAACCGACCGGAAAGTTTCCCAATTCATCGACGCTGTCGAAACCGATCAGAAGCGGCAGGACTGCTGGACCATCGTCGAAATGATGCGCACGGTAACCGGTGCCGAACCCGTCCTGTGGGGTTCCTCGATCGTTGGCTTCGGCACCTACACCTACGTCAATACGACCAAAAAACCCGCCGATTGGCCCATCACCGGATTTTCGCCCCGCAAGGCAAATCTCACGCTCTACGTGATGCCTGGATTCTCGAACTATGAATCCCTCATGGCCAGGCTGGGCAAGCACTCCATGGGAAAATCCTGTCTCTATATCAAGAAGTTGGCCGATATCGACTTTGATGTTCTCGAAGAGATCATTCGGCGGTCGGTCCACGACATGAAGGCGGCCTACCCCACCAGATAA
- a CDS encoding YkoF family thiamine/hydroxymethylpyrimidine-binding protein encodes MKCGAQLSLYVMADDFVRVILSSLDAIAPYRDRLRIETDDISTLVVGPPELIFPTMRELFVAAARSGHHVAMHATISRGCPGEPDMDICSPEQPSAFDEDLERRKTHAAQAVTDAPSTGQRVTVQFSLYPLGPADYMDEIYGCIDFLKASPVFDRAKNYCTRLAGDAGPVFEALSQAWLSFGDPSAHVAIDLTASANSPSKDAAA; translated from the coding sequence ATGAAGTGCGGCGCACAACTCTCCCTTTATGTCATGGCGGACGATTTCGTTCGCGTAATTCTGTCCTCTCTCGACGCAATTGCGCCCTATAGGGACCGCTTGCGCATAGAGACCGACGATATCTCGACGCTTGTCGTCGGTCCGCCAGAGTTGATTTTTCCAACCATGCGCGAATTGTTCGTTGCGGCAGCGCGGAGCGGGCATCATGTGGCGATGCATGCCACCATCTCGCGCGGGTGTCCGGGAGAACCGGACATGGACATCTGCTCGCCCGAGCAGCCGTCGGCTTTCGATGAAGACCTTGAAAGGCGCAAGACGCACGCGGCGCAGGCCGTGACCGATGCGCCCTCGACTGGCCAGCGGGTTACCGTGCAGTTTTCGCTCTATCCACTGGGCCCGGCCGATTACATGGACGAAATCTACGGCTGCATCGATTTCCTGAAAGCCTCGCCGGTGTTCGACAGGGCGAAGAACTATTGCACAAGGTTGGCCGGCGACGCCGGGCCCGTTTTTGAGGCCCTTTCGCAGGCATGGCTCAGTTTCGGCGACCCGAGTGCACATGTCGCGATCGATCTGACCGCTTCGGCCAACAGCCCGTCCAAGGACGCCGCTGCGTAA